One Halobaculum sp. CBA1158 DNA segment encodes these proteins:
- a CDS encoding Hsp20/alpha crystallin family protein, producing the protein MALPSNTASSWMQNLDLPSRVFGEGGFGGTDYELYEEDDEFVLTIDMPGFDREEIDLAWDDGVLNVAAEHVDENRGRRKTYHRRFRFPREVDEDAISARYENGVLEVTLPAVVDAAATGTTIPIEG; encoded by the coding sequence ATGGCGCTTCCCAGTAACACGGCGAGCTCCTGGATGCAGAACCTCGACCTGCCCTCGCGCGTCTTCGGCGAGGGCGGCTTCGGCGGCACCGACTACGAACTGTACGAGGAGGACGACGAGTTCGTCCTCACGATCGACATGCCCGGCTTCGACCGGGAGGAGATCGATCTCGCGTGGGACGACGGCGTCCTCAACGTCGCGGCCGAACACGTCGACGAGAACCGCGGGCGTCGCAAGACGTACCACCGACGCTTCCGGTTCCCGCGGGAGGTCGACGAGGACGCCATCTCGGCGCGCTACGAGAACGGCGTGCTCGAGGTGACGCTCCCCGCCGTCGTCGACGCGGCGGCGACGGGGACGACGATCCCCATCGAGGGCTGA
- a CDS encoding ORC1-type DNA replication protein translates to MSGDPDDEMLSWDESVFRDEHVFEIDYVPETFRHRESQLESLKYALRPAARGSRPLNTVVRGPPGTGKTTAVQKLFGELRAQTDVRTVRVNCQVDSTRYAVFSRVFEGIFDYEPPSSGISFKKLFGQIADRLVDDDEVLVVALDDVNYLFYENEASDTLYSLLRAHEAHAGAKIGVICVSSDLSLSVIEELDSRVQSVFRPEEVYFPKYDVDEVVDILRERAKRGFHEGVLGAPELDRVAELTAESGDLRVGIDLLRRAGLNAEMRASRSINREDIETAYEQSKFVHLSRSLRGLSDSETALVEVLAEHDGEQAGSVYEAFHDRTDLGYTRYSEIVNKLDQLGLVETEYAEVEGRGRSRSISLAYDPEAVLERIEG, encoded by the coding sequence ATGTCCGGGGACCCGGATGACGAGATGCTCTCGTGGGACGAGTCCGTCTTCCGGGACGAACACGTCTTCGAGATCGACTACGTTCCCGAGACGTTTCGCCACCGGGAGAGCCAGTTGGAGTCGCTGAAGTACGCGCTCCGACCGGCCGCGCGCGGGTCGCGCCCGCTCAACACCGTCGTCCGCGGCCCCCCCGGCACCGGCAAGACCACGGCCGTCCAGAAGCTGTTCGGCGAACTCCGCGCCCAGACGGACGTGCGGACGGTCCGGGTGAACTGCCAGGTCGACTCCACCCGATACGCCGTGTTCTCGCGGGTGTTCGAGGGCATCTTCGACTACGAGCCGCCCTCCTCGGGCATCTCGTTCAAGAAGCTGTTCGGCCAGATCGCCGACCGCCTCGTCGACGACGACGAGGTGCTCGTCGTCGCGCTCGACGACGTGAACTACCTGTTCTACGAGAACGAGGCGTCCGACACGCTGTACTCGCTGTTGCGCGCCCACGAGGCCCACGCGGGCGCGAAGATCGGGGTCATCTGCGTCTCCTCGGACCTGTCGCTGTCGGTCATCGAGGAGTTGGACTCGCGGGTGCAGTCGGTGTTCCGCCCGGAGGAGGTGTACTTCCCGAAGTACGACGTCGACGAGGTGGTCGACATCCTCCGCGAGCGGGCCAAGCGCGGCTTTCACGAGGGCGTGCTCGGCGCGCCCGAACTCGACCGCGTCGCCGAGCTGACCGCCGAGTCGGGCGACCTCCGCGTCGGCATCGACCTGCTGCGTCGGGCGGGGCTGAACGCCGAGATGCGCGCCTCCCGCAGCATCAACCGCGAGGACATCGAGACCGCCTACGAGCAGTCGAAGTTCGTCCACCTCTCGCGGAGCCTGCGGGGGCTGTCCGACTCCGAGACGGCGCTCGTCGAGGTGCTCGCGGAACACGACGGCGAGCAGGCCGGCTCCGTCTACGAGGCGTTCCACGACCGGACCGACCTGGGCTACACGCGCTACTCGGAGATCGTCAACAAGCTGGACCAACTCGGACTCGTCGAGACGGAGTACGCCGAGGTCGAGGGGCGCGGGCGGTCGCGGTCGATCTCGTTGGCGTACGACCCCGAGGCCGTGCTGGAGCGGATCGAGGGGTAG
- a CDS encoding endonuclease MutS2 yields the protein MEFTSVPGVGEKTAAALADLDGAEAALRRGDVATLARARGLTEGRAAAIARGAIRRRHDDPGGWLATDRAREVYEDALGLLQERAVTDYAEKRLRTLYPSRTESRIREAREWAAEAVEREPSEAVRSALSGVERPTEPRDVRVRDRALATADAERYAAVSDAFPELSVEVVENARDLAELARSYATVVAVDEEFAGVDVDGDVRVITEPEDHLETVVPERLLAFFAANREELLAALDVHEAAGIDPGLDPAALRDALSRLDDDGTVRGDEELTRLSNAVDDLDAAASTAASVANDHLRDAIRERDVTIEGTDFLSLVEQGARVDSLLSRELADEHDEAIRRAREHFVDALDLREGEAEFAERVFAGDPSFPTEHNEEPLNRLRTELKTARDRRAASLKSELASDLAALREAADALIADALELDVELAVARFARDFDCVVPEIDDEGTGFAIEEGRSPLLDVPFGDVDPVDYAVSGVTLLSGVNSGGKTSTLDLVALIVTLAHMGLPVPADSARVGRVSELHYYAKSQGTLDAGAFEATLRDFGDLVDGASGRLVLVDELESITEPGASAKIIAGILEALDEQGATGVFVSHLARQIREAADVPVAVDGIEAVGLKDGDLVVNRSPKKDHLARSTPELIVEKLAREADGDAGDGNAGDGGNANDSGEGDRAFYEGLLEKF from the coding sequence ATGGAGTTCACGTCGGTCCCGGGCGTCGGCGAGAAGACCGCCGCCGCCCTCGCGGATCTGGACGGAGCGGAGGCGGCGCTGCGGCGCGGGGACGTGGCGACGCTGGCGCGGGCCCGCGGGCTCACCGAGGGTCGGGCCGCGGCCATCGCGCGCGGGGCCATCCGCAGGCGACACGACGACCCCGGCGGCTGGCTCGCGACCGACCGCGCCCGCGAGGTGTACGAGGACGCCCTCGGCCTCCTCCAGGAGCGAGCGGTCACCGACTACGCCGAGAAGCGCCTGCGAACCCTGTACCCGTCGCGGACGGAGTCGCGGATCCGGGAGGCCCGCGAGTGGGCCGCCGAGGCCGTCGAACGCGAGCCCAGCGAGGCGGTCCGGTCGGCGCTGTCGGGCGTCGAACGACCGACCGAGCCGCGCGACGTGCGGGTCCGGGACCGGGCGCTCGCGACCGCCGACGCCGAGCGCTACGCGGCGGTGTCGGACGCGTTCCCCGAGCTGTCGGTCGAAGTCGTCGAGAACGCGCGCGACCTGGCGGAGCTGGCGCGCTCGTACGCGACCGTCGTCGCCGTCGACGAGGAGTTCGCCGGCGTCGACGTCGACGGCGACGTGCGCGTGATCACCGAGCCCGAGGACCACCTGGAGACGGTCGTCCCCGAGCGCCTGCTGGCCTTCTTCGCGGCGAACCGCGAGGAACTGCTGGCGGCGCTGGACGTGCACGAGGCCGCCGGGATCGATCCCGGGCTCGACCCCGCGGCGCTGCGGGACGCGCTCTCGCGGCTGGACGACGACGGGACCGTCCGCGGCGACGAGGAGCTGACGCGGCTCTCGAACGCCGTCGACGACCTCGACGCCGCGGCGTCGACGGCGGCCTCGGTCGCCAACGACCACCTCCGCGACGCGATCCGCGAGCGCGACGTGACCATCGAGGGCACCGACTTCCTCTCGCTGGTCGAGCAGGGCGCGCGCGTCGACAGCCTCCTCTCGCGGGAGTTGGCCGACGAGCACGACGAAGCGATCCGCCGGGCGCGCGAGCACTTCGTCGACGCGCTCGACCTCCGGGAGGGGGAAGCGGAGTTCGCCGAGCGCGTGTTCGCGGGCGATCCCTCCTTCCCGACCGAGCACAACGAGGAGCCGTTGAACCGGCTCAGAACCGAGCTGAAGACCGCGCGCGACCGTCGCGCCGCGTCGCTCAAGTCCGAGCTCGCGTCCGACCTCGCCGCGCTCCGGGAGGCCGCCGACGCGCTGATCGCCGACGCGCTGGAGCTCGACGTGGAGCTGGCGGTCGCGCGCTTCGCCCGCGACTTCGACTGCGTCGTCCCCGAGATCGACGACGAGGGCACCGGCTTCGCGATCGAGGAGGGCCGGTCGCCGCTGCTCGACGTGCCGTTCGGGGACGTCGACCCAGTCGACTACGCGGTGTCGGGCGTCACCCTGCTGTCGGGCGTCAACTCCGGCGGGAAGACCTCGACGCTGGATCTCGTCGCGTTGATCGTCACCCTCGCGCACATGGGGCTGCCCGTCCCCGCCGACTCGGCGCGCGTCGGGCGCGTCTCGGAGCTTCACTACTACGCGAAGTCGCAGGGGACGCTCGACGCCGGTGCGTTCGAGGCGACGCTGCGGGACTTCGGCGACCTCGTCGACGGGGCGTCCGGTCGGCTCGTCCTCGTCGACGAACTGGAGTCGATCACAGAGCCGGGTGCCTCCGCGAAGATCATCGCCGGCATCCTGGAGGCGCTCGACGAGCAGGGCGCGACGGGCGTGTTCGTCTCCCACCTCGCCAGGCAGATCCGCGAGGCCGCGGACGTGCCCGTCGCCGTCGACGGCATCGAGGCGGTCGGACTGAAGGACGGCGACCTCGTGGTGAACCGCTCGCCGAAGAAGGATCACCTCGCCCGGTCGACGCCGGAGTTGATCGTCGAAAAGCTCGCGAGAGAGGCCGACGGGGACGCCGGCGACGGGAACGCTGGTGACGGTGGGAACGCGAACGACTCCGGGGAGGGGGACCGCGCGTTCTACGAGGGGCTGCTGGAGAAGTTCTGA
- the thsA gene encoding thermosome subunit alpha, translated as MIVLSEDSQRTSGKDAQSMNITAGKAVAESVRTTLGPKGMDKMLVDSSGGVVVTNDGVTILKEMDIDHPAANMIVEVSETQEDEVGDGTTTAVVIAGELLDQAEELIDSEVHPTTIAQGYRQAAAKAKEVLDEDAIEVTADDRETLEKIAATAMTGKGAESARDTLAELVVDAVLAVRDDDGSVDTDNVSVETVVGGSIGNSELIEGVIVDKERVDENMPYAVEDANVALFDGAIEVKETEIDAEVNVTDPDQLQQFLDQEEKQLKEMVDKLTAVGTDVVFVGDGIDDMAQHYLAQEGILAVRRAKDSDLQRLARSTGGRVVANLDDIEESDLGFAGSVAQKDIGGDERIFVEDVEDARSVTLVLRGGTEHVVDEVERAIDDALGVVRTTLRDGQVLPGGGASETELALELRNFADSVGGREQLAVEAFADALEVIPRTLAENAGLDPIDSLVDLRARHDGGEFGAGLDAYTGDVIDMEAEGVVEPRRVKTQAIESATEAATMILRIDDVIAAGDLKGGGTDDGGDEPAGGPGGAGGMGGMGGMGGMGGAM; from the coding sequence ATGATCGTACTCTCGGAGGACAGCCAGCGAACGTCGGGCAAGGACGCCCAGTCGATGAACATCACGGCCGGCAAGGCCGTCGCGGAGTCCGTCCGCACCACGCTCGGCCCGAAAGGGATGGACAAGATGCTCGTCGACTCCTCGGGCGGCGTCGTCGTCACGAACGACGGCGTGACCATCCTGAAGGAGATGGACATCGACCACCCGGCGGCCAACATGATCGTCGAGGTCTCCGAGACCCAGGAGGACGAGGTCGGCGACGGCACCACGACGGCCGTCGTCATCGCCGGTGAGCTGCTCGACCAGGCCGAGGAGCTCATCGACTCGGAAGTCCACCCGACGACCATCGCCCAGGGCTACCGCCAGGCCGCCGCGAAGGCCAAGGAGGTTCTCGATGAGGACGCCATCGAGGTCACCGCGGACGACCGCGAGACCCTCGAGAAGATCGCCGCGACGGCGATGACCGGCAAGGGCGCGGAGTCCGCCCGCGACACGCTCGCCGAGCTCGTCGTCGACGCCGTGCTCGCCGTCCGCGACGACGACGGCAGCGTCGACACCGACAACGTCTCCGTCGAGACGGTCGTCGGCGGCTCGATCGGGAACTCCGAGCTCATCGAGGGCGTCATCGTCGACAAGGAGCGCGTCGACGAGAACATGCCCTACGCGGTCGAGGACGCCAACGTCGCGCTGTTCGACGGCGCAATCGAGGTCAAGGAGACCGAGATCGACGCCGAGGTCAACGTCACCGACCCCGACCAGCTCCAGCAGTTCCTCGACCAGGAGGAGAAGCAGCTCAAGGAGATGGTCGACAAGCTGACCGCCGTCGGCACGGACGTCGTCTTCGTCGGCGACGGCATCGACGACATGGCCCAGCACTACCTCGCGCAGGAGGGCATCCTCGCCGTCCGCCGCGCGAAGGACTCCGACCTCCAGCGGCTGGCCCGCTCGACGGGCGGCCGCGTCGTCGCCAACCTCGACGACATCGAGGAGAGCGACCTCGGCTTCGCCGGCTCCGTCGCCCAGAAGGACATCGGCGGCGACGAGCGCATCTTCGTCGAGGACGTCGAGGACGCCCGCTCGGTCACGCTCGTCCTCCGCGGCGGCACCGAGCACGTCGTCGACGAGGTCGAACGCGCCATCGACGACGCGCTGGGCGTCGTCCGCACGACGCTTCGAGACGGACAGGTGCTGCCCGGCGGCGGTGCCTCCGAGACCGAACTGGCGCTGGAGCTGCGTAACTTCGCCGACTCCGTCGGCGGCCGCGAGCAGCTCGCCGTCGAGGCGTTCGCCGACGCGCTGGAGGTCATCCCGCGCACCCTCGCCGAGAACGCCGGCCTCGACCCGATCGACTCGCTGGTCGACCTGCGCGCCCGCCACGACGGCGGCGAGTTCGGTGCCGGTCTCGACGCCTACACGGGCGACGTGATCGACATGGAGGCCGAGGGCGTCGTCGAGCCGCGCCGCGTCAAGACGCAGGCCATCGAGTCCGCCACCGAGGCGGCCACGATGATCCTCCGCATCGACGACGTGATCGCCGCGGGCGACCTCAAGGGCGGCGGCACCGACGACGGCGGCGACGAGCCCGCCGGCGGCCCCGGCGGGGCCGGCGGCATGGGCGGCATGGGCGGTATGGGCGGCATGGGCGGCGCGATGTAG
- a CDS encoding histidine phosphatase family protein, which produces MGTILLCRHGETTWNRDRRVQGWAPTELTGRGRAQADALAGFLDAEYAVDRVVASDLERAAETARGVSRATGAEATFDARWRERDFGRMQGLTYDELFGAYPEYTLSEIGYAAAEAVPESGESLLDMWERVREGFTGLRDDLGEGETVAVVAHGGPLYAVTGDIKGLDVVAAVLDQDQGNCAVNEIRVGHDDGGVASDGSATVELVRENVTSFLSEATTQENY; this is translated from the coding sequence ATGGGAACGATCCTGCTGTGTCGCCACGGCGAGACCACGTGGAACCGCGACCGTCGCGTCCAGGGGTGGGCACCGACGGAGTTGACCGGGCGCGGTCGCGCGCAAGCCGACGCGCTCGCGGGGTTCCTCGACGCCGAGTACGCCGTCGACCGAGTCGTCGCCTCTGACCTCGAGCGCGCCGCCGAGACCGCCCGGGGCGTCTCGCGGGCGACGGGGGCGGAGGCGACGTTCGACGCCCGGTGGCGCGAGCGCGACTTCGGCCGGATGCAGGGGCTCACCTACGACGAACTGTTCGGCGCGTACCCCGAGTACACGCTCTCCGAGATCGGCTACGCCGCCGCCGAGGCGGTCCCCGAGAGCGGCGAGTCCCTCCTCGACATGTGGGAGCGCGTCCGCGAGGGGTTCACCGGTCTCCGGGACGACCTCGGCGAGGGGGAGACGGTCGCGGTCGTCGCCCACGGCGGTCCGCTCTACGCCGTGACCGGCGATATCAAGGGGCTCGACGTGGTCGCGGCGGTGCTGGACCAGGATCAGGGGAACTGCGCGGTGAACGAGATTCGAGTCGGACACGACGACGGCGGAGTCGCGTCCGACGGATCGGCGACGGTCGAGTTGGTCCGCGAGAACGTCACGTCGTTCCTTTCGGAAGCGACGACGCAGGAGAACTACTGA
- the larE gene encoding ATP-dependent sacrificial sulfur transferase LarE, with protein sequence MNDDVAAKAADARSALAERDGVLVAFSGGVDSSVVAALARDALGDDAVACTAKSETLPAEELEDATRVADDIGIDHAIVEFSELDDPDFVANGDDRCYHCRTMRLSRMYEAAADRGIGTVCDGTNASDPGEGHRPGLEAVEELDVVSPLLQAGITKEEVRQIADHYGLDVADKPSMACLSSRIPTGLEVTEERLTRIEKAERLLRTWGFSQFRVRDHDGLARIEVGRDELEAALNPDFVAAAREHILDLGFDHVTLDLQGYETGSVSPAGEPGSADGDEQSANRDGEPVVEDVFARDYPTS encoded by the coding sequence ATGAACGACGACGTGGCGGCGAAGGCGGCGGACGCGCGCTCGGCGCTCGCGGAACGCGACGGCGTGCTCGTCGCCTTCTCCGGCGGCGTCGACTCGTCGGTGGTGGCGGCGCTCGCACGCGACGCCCTCGGCGACGACGCGGTCGCGTGCACCGCGAAAAGCGAGACGCTTCCGGCCGAGGAACTGGAGGACGCGACCCGCGTCGCCGACGACATCGGTATCGACCACGCGATCGTCGAGTTCTCCGAACTGGACGACCCGGACTTCGTCGCCAACGGCGACGACCGCTGTTACCACTGCCGGACGATGCGGCTCTCGCGGATGTACGAAGCCGCCGCGGACCGCGGCATCGGCACGGTCTGCGACGGAACGAACGCCTCCGACCCGGGAGAGGGGCACCGCCCGGGGCTCGAGGCCGTCGAGGAACTCGACGTGGTCTCCCCGCTCCTGCAGGCCGGCATCACGAAGGAGGAGGTCCGCCAGATCGCCGACCACTACGGCCTCGACGTTGCCGACAAGCCCTCGATGGCGTGTCTCTCCTCGCGCATCCCGACCGGGCTGGAGGTGACCGAGGAGCGTCTCACCCGAATCGAGAAGGCCGAGCGCCTGCTGCGCACGTGGGGCTTCTCCCAGTTCCGCGTCCGCGACCACGACGGCCTCGCGCGGATCGAGGTCGGACGCGACGAGCTTGAGGCGGCGCTGAACCCCGACTTCGTCGCCGCCGCCCGCGAGCACATACTCGATCTCGGCTTCGACCACGTCACCCTCGACCTCCAGGGGTACGAGACCGGCAGCGTCAGCCCGGCCGGCGAGCCGGGTTCCGCCGACGGCGACGAGCAGAGCGCGAACCGCGACGGCGAGCCGGTGGTCGAGGACGTGTTCGCGCGCGACTACCCGACATCGTAG
- the rio1 gene encoding serine/threonine-protein kinase Rio1, with amino-acid sequence MTGEFGFVESDEADAPGDEWEDLDLEEIAQTEADKIARRQDDEFDEFRKRIKNTEQFKVEASVFDDATLAALYKLTRDGHIVAFGGPVSTGKEANVYEALGADEREVAAKVYRINASNFHHMREYLEGDPRFEGIGSDKKKVVLAWVRKEFSNLRRARKAGVRVPEPIAVQRNVLVMELVGHADDRARRLAEVDVENPQTAYEVVREYMRRLYSAGLVHGDLSEYNLIIHDGELVVIDLGQAATVHHPNAEEFLERDCRNVASFFSRQGLDLDGDDVREYVTTAEPEPAAEPDPATDPNPDRDGDERE; translated from the coding sequence ATGACCGGAGAGTTCGGGTTCGTCGAGTCCGACGAGGCGGACGCGCCCGGCGACGAGTGGGAAGACCTCGACCTCGAAGAGATCGCGCAGACCGAGGCCGACAAGATCGCACGCCGACAGGACGACGAGTTCGACGAGTTCCGCAAGCGGATCAAGAACACCGAGCAGTTCAAAGTCGAGGCGTCGGTGTTCGACGACGCCACGCTGGCGGCGCTGTACAAGCTCACCCGCGACGGCCACATCGTCGCCTTCGGCGGCCCCGTCTCCACCGGCAAGGAGGCGAACGTCTACGAGGCGCTCGGGGCCGACGAGCGCGAGGTGGCCGCGAAGGTGTACCGGATCAACGCCTCGAACTTCCACCACATGCGCGAGTACCTCGAGGGCGACCCGCGCTTCGAGGGCATCGGCTCGGACAAGAAGAAGGTCGTCCTCGCGTGGGTGCGCAAGGAGTTCTCGAACCTCCGGCGCGCCCGGAAGGCCGGCGTCCGCGTTCCCGAACCGATCGCCGTCCAGCGCAACGTGCTCGTGATGGAGCTGGTGGGCCACGCCGACGACCGCGCACGCCGGCTCGCGGAGGTCGACGTGGAGAACCCGCAGACCGCCTACGAGGTCGTGCGCGAGTACATGCGCCGACTCTACTCGGCGGGGCTCGTCCACGGCGACCTCTCTGAGTACAACCTCATCATCCACGACGGCGAACTGGTCGTCATCGATCTCGGACAGGCGGCGACGGTTCACCACCCCAACGCCGAGGAGTTCCTCGAGCGCGACTGCCGCAACGTCGCCTCCTTCTTCTCGCGACAGGGGCTCGACCTCGACGGCGACGACGTGCGCGAGTACGTGACGACCGCCGAGCCGGAGCCGGCCGCCGAGCCCGACCCCGCGACGGACCCGAATCCCGACCGCGACGGCGACGAGCGCGAGTAA
- a CDS encoding response regulator, with protein MTGHTDGASDEGGDPDRSGVLVVDDEPDVRELYAARLADGYDVRTAADGAAALDALDDAVDVVLLDRRMPGIHGDDVLERIRASGTDARVAVVTGVAADLDLVGLPVDAYLEKPVDAGELRDMVDRLTRVSRYDERVRQYLAVTRKRAALDDAGVSESASAYRELVRRQETLDRGIDDLRRRLDHEDYALLFRDLSSDDSHDEPADLYA; from the coding sequence ATGACGGGGCACACCGACGGGGCGAGCGACGAGGGGGGCGATCCGGACCGGTCGGGTGTGCTCGTCGTCGACGACGAGCCGGACGTGCGCGAGCTGTACGCCGCCCGGCTGGCCGACGGCTACGACGTTCGGACCGCCGCCGACGGGGCGGCCGCGCTCGACGCGCTCGACGACGCCGTCGACGTGGTGCTGCTCGACAGGCGAATGCCGGGGATCCACGGCGACGACGTGCTCGAACGGATCCGGGCGTCCGGGACCGACGCCCGCGTGGCGGTCGTCACCGGCGTCGCCGCCGACCTCGACCTGGTCGGGCTTCCGGTAGACGCGTACCTGGAGAAGCCCGTCGACGCGGGCGAACTCCGAGACATGGTCGACCGGCTGACCCGGGTGTCGCGCTACGACGAGCGCGTCCGACAGTACCTCGCGGTGACGCGCAAGCGGGCCGCGCTCGACGACGCCGGCGTCTCCGAGTCCGCGTCGGCCTACCGCGAACTCGTTCGCCGCCAGGAGACGCTCGATAGGGGCATCGACGACCTCCGCCGTCGGCTCGACCACGAGGACTACGCGCTGCTGTTTCGTGACCTCTCCTCGGACGACTCTCACGACGAGCCCGCGGACCTGTACGCGTAA
- the eif1A gene encoding translation initiation factor eIF-1A — translation MSDGDATGRTNLRMPDDDEVFAEVTDMLGANRVKVRCNDGTERTARIPGRMQKRTWIREGDIVLVSPWDWQDEKADIEHRYESQEADQLREEGHIA, via the coding sequence ATGAGCGACGGCGACGCGACGGGCCGAACGAACCTCAGAATGCCCGACGACGACGAGGTGTTCGCCGAGGTGACGGACATGCTCGGCGCGAACCGGGTGAAGGTGCGGTGCAACGACGGCACCGAACGAACCGCGCGCATCCCCGGCCGGATGCAAAAGCGCACCTGGATCCGCGAGGGCGACATCGTCCTCGTGAGCCCGTGGGACTGGCAGGACGAGAAGGCGGACATCGAGCACCGGTACGAGAGCCAGGAGGCCGACCAACTGCGCGAGGAGGGCCACATCGCCTAG
- a CDS encoding KH domain-containing protein, whose product MQHVKVPQDRIGVLIGEGGETMREIENRAEVRLDIDSESGSVAIDAVGDPVTALVAPDVVRAIGRGFTPEAALSLLDHDLRRFELVDLAAETRNKNDLQRQKGRLIGENGRTRELMEDLTGADVVIKGTTLGVIGQPEEVEAVRRATGMILDGAPHGAVYSFLERKHNELHGAPDLSTPSGSAEEPR is encoded by the coding sequence ATGCAGCACGTGAAGGTACCGCAGGACCGCATCGGCGTGCTCATCGGCGAGGGCGGTGAGACGATGCGGGAGATCGAGAACCGCGCCGAGGTGCGACTCGACATCGACTCCGAGTCGGGCTCGGTCGCCATCGACGCCGTCGGCGACCCCGTCACCGCGCTGGTCGCCCCCGACGTCGTTCGCGCCATCGGTCGGGGATTCACCCCCGAGGCGGCGCTGTCGCTTCTGGATCACGACCTGCGCCGGTTCGAACTCGTGGACCTGGCCGCCGAGACGCGCAACAAGAACGACCTCCAGCGCCAGAAGGGCCGGCTCATCGGCGAGAACGGCCGCACCCGGGAGCTGATGGAGGATCTCACCGGCGCGGACGTCGTCATCAAGGGCACCACCCTCGGCGTCATCGGCCAGCCCGAGGAGGTCGAGGCCGTCCGGCGCGCGACGGGGATGATCCTCGACGGCGCTCCCCACGGCGCTGTGTACTCGTTCCTCGAGCGCAAGCACAACGAACTCCACGGCGCGCCCGACCTCTCGACGCCGTCGGGAAGCGCCGAGGAGCCGCGGTAG
- a CDS encoding tyrosine--tRNA ligase, which produces MDAYELITRNATEVVTDEEVRALAEEPEGKRVYVGYEPSGVLHIGHMLTATKLIDLQEAGFEVVVLLADVHAYLNDKGTFAEIRETAERMRDQFLAYGLDADATEFVYGSEFQLDEEYVLDTHELEVSTTLNRAQRAMAEIQGGDTAKVSHLVYPLMQALDIVYLDLDLAVGGLDQRKVHMLHREQVPAMDGESDHDYEARPCLHTPILADLDTGVGKMSSSSGTTISMEDSSEDIEAKINGAYCPPTRDPEPDDDGNERENPVLEIFEYSVFPRFDTVVVERPEEYGGDLTYDDYESLAADLESGELHPADAKGALADYLDELIAPGREVLRELGGT; this is translated from the coding sequence ATGGACGCCTACGAGTTGATCACCCGGAACGCGACCGAGGTGGTCACCGACGAGGAGGTACGCGCGCTGGCCGAAGAGCCCGAGGGCAAGCGAGTGTACGTCGGCTACGAGCCGTCGGGCGTTCTCCACATCGGGCACATGCTGACGGCGACCAAGCTGATCGACCTGCAGGAAGCGGGCTTCGAGGTCGTCGTCCTGCTGGCGGACGTGCACGCCTACCTCAACGACAAGGGGACGTTCGCCGAGATCCGCGAGACCGCAGAGCGCATGCGCGACCAGTTCCTCGCGTACGGGCTCGACGCCGACGCGACGGAGTTCGTCTACGGCTCGGAGTTCCAACTCGACGAGGAGTACGTCCTCGACACCCACGAACTGGAGGTGTCGACGACGCTCAACCGCGCACAGCGCGCGATGGCGGAGATCCAAGGCGGCGACACGGCGAAGGTGAGCCACCTCGTGTACCCGCTGATGCAGGCGCTCGACATCGTCTATCTCGACCTCGACCTGGCCGTCGGCGGCCTCGACCAGCGCAAGGTCCACATGCTCCACCGCGAGCAAGTGCCCGCGATGGACGGCGAGAGCGACCACGACTACGAGGCTCGCCCGTGCCTCCACACGCCGATCCTCGCGGACCTGGACACCGGCGTCGGCAAGATGTCCTCCTCGTCGGGAACGACCATCTCGATGGAGGACTCCAGCGAGGACATCGAAGCGAAGATCAACGGCGCGTACTGCCCGCCGACGCGCGATCCCGAGCCGGACGACGACGGCAACGAGCGGGAGAACCCGGTGCTCGAGATCTTCGAGTACTCCGTGTTCCCGCGGTTCGACACCGTCGTCGTCGAGCGCCCCGAGGAGTACGGCGGGGACCTCACTTACGACGACTACGAGTCGCTGGCGGCGGACCTGGAGTCAGGCGAACTCCACCCCGCGGACGCGAAGGGGGCGCTCGCCGACTACCTGGACGAACTGATCGCGCCGGGACGCGAGGTGCTGCGCGAACTCGGCGGGACGTAG